One Spirochaetota bacterium genomic window carries:
- a CDS encoding choice-of-anchor D domain-containing protein, which translates to MLRRKLSTGIVVLVSLFFFTQCERNNLQTNSWNPLSLLGIEQFFSFIPTVTIGAPSTAAVNSSGSVNYNIIYSNVTTVNLTATDVTLTTTGTATCAPIIVTNGTTFTPTVTLSGCTGDGTATITIAAGTSSDDEGNMDTGTGPGPAVAVDNTIPGLMITTPAGGAYVNGTAVIVFTDTEPTTPEVSVDNINWTAATNGVTTLSAIPEFAGVGETGFTLYLRDTDAAGNSGNASRNIIKDTVLPTVAITTAPTINAANQTTYSVSGNCSDVGTTVIISINGTDNTSGTCMGGGTFSATLMNVSAPPDGTVTVAARQTDTAGNQGSGSTAVSKDTVAPTVSISAPSPSLINSLGNSSFAVTYTDADTVNLTNGDISQTPAATCGTVNVTGGTTSTPMVTLSGCTGDGTVAITVAANTASDTAGNTSLAEGPSGSLTVDNDAPDVTFTSTPTINSSNASGYVVSGTCENGLTVTVTVGVSVIDTPTCSGGSFTTGTMNVSGVSEGPSVSVTAEQTDAAGNSGIDSTTVVKDTVAPSSYGVSFDQDPVNSANEASVSFTFGGAELGAAYNYSITDGTGTVSGSGTVAAAGETITGINVSGLGDGTLTLSVTLTDAAGNIGAAVTDTATKNTIPDINLQYSGTNFVSGDGIGATTYVGTPLDLTFTIQNLGGGDLTSVSYSLTGTSAGEFIVSGPSTVAAGDLTATFTITFDPTAAGYRPAILEIHSDDPDEPVYYVNLNSCYAYLPDINVKVGAVNYLSGSSSYNFGTVQQGTSKTVTFTVQNTGTGTLTIGVPSPSVGVFVVSDPGLYGAQFYNIPGGASENITVTFTPNASTGFSDTLSISSNDVVGGESPYTITLTGNGVSAPAPDISLKVGSTEYPSGSSTFSFGAVEVGVTKTATFTIKNNGVGGLELSAWPWIVTGSTFSVTGIDEMSIPGGGTTTFTVAYTPDAADSDSGILSIASNDPDTPSYWINLSGAGSAAAVQDIQLTVDGIEYVSGGSYNLGMVQSGGGLSGARFVITNKGTSALTILANPSVADTTHFSTGTLTPSSTIAAGGSSYFDVNFAPISVGPLSTVLTIISNDPDVGTFTLNLNGSGYGAATPDILVSNSGGSVYYPSGCDFDFGEVLIGGTSLTSVYEIQNSGSMDLNIYNVTITGIHAGEYTITLMPSLLVTTSSVGDLEITFDPAGEGVRTAAVEIETDDPDEPFYVINLTGRGVMPMMVVNGGGSSSNTATYDPINNEFTNAVSIGPVSSGGHSFLMDSSSSYPGRRMVIHSNGTATSIYNPADQSKITNPTSPSTITGIGYGAHSFKITGGSNINSYLVVCGGVSNATRLYNQTTDSFDAGIVTMGANVGYGSFSLPTASGDRVIVLGNGPYYQVFYQATNTMDPLMEIDPTAYIYQGGHASLIPAGALQAGKWLVIEGLNITWLYDPSGPSFSSGPNLTGNAGLGAHSIPIKEGPNAGCILIFHGENGGFPTPTTTSVYNKNNTITSGPIISPGIDDGAFSFRINGGVHKGKFMVIHGGSSQTTSIFNPITMSFEAANGTDDLPQPASSGAHCFPAR; encoded by the coding sequence ATGCTGAGGAGAAAACTATCCACCGGAATTGTGGTTCTTGTTTCGTTGTTTTTCTTTACACAATGTGAAAGAAATAACCTTCAAACAAATTCATGGAATCCCCTATCGCTTTTAGGTATTGAACAATTTTTCAGTTTTATCCCCACGGTGACAATCGGCGCGCCGTCAACGGCCGCCGTTAATTCGAGTGGGAGCGTTAATTATAACATTATCTACTCGAATGTGACCACGGTAAACCTGACCGCCACGGACGTCACTCTCACCACAACGGGGACCGCAACCTGTGCGCCGATCATCGTTACGAATGGCACAACATTTACGCCAACGGTAACGCTTTCCGGTTGCACCGGCGACGGCACGGCCACAATTACCATTGCGGCGGGCACATCGTCCGACGATGAGGGCAACATGGACACCGGCACGGGCCCCGGCCCCGCGGTTGCTGTGGATAATACGATCCCGGGGTTGATGATAACCACCCCGGCGGGCGGTGCCTACGTCAACGGGACTGCCGTGATAGTTTTCACGGACACGGAGCCTACCACCCCAGAGGTGTCGGTCGACAACATCAACTGGACCGCCGCGACGAACGGGGTTACCACCCTGTCAGCCATTCCGGAATTCGCGGGAGTGGGTGAGACCGGCTTTACCCTGTACCTGCGTGATACTGATGCGGCCGGCAACAGCGGAAATGCCTCCAGAAATATTATAAAGGATACGGTCCTGCCGACTGTTGCCATCACAACGGCGCCGACGATAAACGCGGCGAACCAGACAACATATTCTGTATCCGGAAACTGCTCGGATGTTGGTACGACGGTAATAATAAGCATCAACGGAACGGATAATACGAGCGGTACCTGTATGGGCGGCGGTACTTTCTCGGCAACTTTAATGAACGTGAGCGCCCCACCGGACGGAACGGTAACCGTGGCGGCCAGGCAAACCGATACGGCGGGCAACCAGGGCAGCGGCTCCACCGCGGTGTCAAAAGACACTGTCGCGCCCACTGTGTCCATCAGTGCACCGTCGCCATCGTTGATCAACAGCCTGGGAAACTCAAGCTTCGCGGTAACCTATACTGACGCCGATACGGTCAATCTGACCAATGGTGACATATCTCAAACACCCGCGGCCACATGCGGCACGGTCAATGTCACGGGCGGTACCACCTCGACGCCGATGGTAACACTTTCCGGCTGCACCGGGGACGGTACGGTTGCCATTACCGTGGCGGCCAATACCGCATCGGACACGGCCGGTAACACGAGCCTCGCCGAGGGACCCAGCGGCTCTTTAACCGTTGACAATGATGCCCCGGATGTGACATTTACATCGACGCCGACGATCAATTCGTCAAACGCTTCGGGCTATGTTGTTTCCGGCACCTGTGAGAACGGATTGACGGTAACCGTCACCGTCGGTGTTTCCGTCATCGATACGCCGACCTGCAGTGGCGGTTCCTTCACCACGGGAACCATGAACGTAAGCGGCGTTTCCGAAGGCCCATCGGTCAGCGTGACCGCGGAACAGACCGACGCCGCGGGCAATTCGGGTATAGATTCGACAACGGTGGTGAAGGATACTGTGGCGCCTTCCAGCTATGGAGTTTCTTTTGACCAGGACCCCGTCAACAGCGCGAACGAAGCATCTGTCTCATTTACCTTCGGCGGCGCTGAATTGGGTGCAGCATACAATTACAGCATCACTGACGGCACCGGTACGGTCAGCGGCAGCGGCACGGTCGCCGCGGCCGGAGAAACGATTACCGGCATCAATGTTTCCGGCCTCGGTGACGGCACCCTGACCTTGAGCGTCACCCTAACCGATGCGGCCGGCAACATAGGGGCCGCAGTGACGGACACGGCGACAAAAAACACTATCCCGGACATAAATCTTCAATACTCCGGTACCAATTTTGTGTCGGGTGACGGCATAGGCGCCACCACCTATGTTGGTACGCCGCTTGATTTAACTTTTACGATACAAAACCTGGGCGGCGGGGACCTGACCTCCGTGAGTTATTCATTGACCGGCACATCTGCGGGAGAATTTATCGTAAGCGGCCCAAGCACAGTAGCCGCAGGAGACCTCACCGCGACCTTTACGATTACCTTTGATCCGACAGCGGCGGGTTACCGCCCTGCTATTCTTGAGATCCATTCCGATGATCCTGATGAACCGGTGTATTATGTAAATCTTAACAGCTGCTATGCCTACTTGCCGGACATCAATGTCAAGGTGGGTGCTGTCAATTATCTTTCGGGCAGCAGCAGTTATAATTTCGGCACCGTTCAGCAGGGAACCTCTAAAACAGTAACTTTTACCGTGCAGAATACGGGAACCGGAACGCTCACCATCGGCGTTCCGTCTCCCTCGGTTGGCGTATTCGTTGTCAGCGATCCCGGACTATATGGAGCGCAATTCTACAACATTCCGGGCGGGGCCAGCGAGAACATTACGGTCACGTTCACTCCAAACGCGTCCACGGGCTTCAGCGACACCCTCTCGATCTCCTCAAACGATGTTGTTGGCGGTGAAAGCCCCTACACGATCACCCTCACCGGAAACGGCGTGTCTGCCCCGGCACCGGATATATCACTTAAGGTCGGGTCGACCGAGTATCCTTCGGGCAGCAGCACCTTCAGCTTCGGTGCTGTAGAGGTCGGTGTCACGAAGACGGCCACATTTACGATAAAGAACAACGGCGTCGGCGGCCTTGAGCTTTCGGCATGGCCCTGGATCGTTACCGGTTCCACGTTCTCAGTTACCGGCATAGATGAAATGAGCATTCCCGGCGGCGGCACCACGACATTCACCGTCGCATATACGCCTGACGCGGCCGATTCCGATTCGGGAATTCTGTCCATAGCCTCGAACGATCCCGATACCCCATCGTACTGGATCAATCTTAGCGGCGCTGGCAGCGCTGCGGCGGTCCAGGATATCCAGCTCACCGTTGACGGCATCGAGTATGTTTCAGGCGGCTCCTATAATTTAGGCATGGTTCAAAGCGGCGGCGGTTTAAGCGGGGCGCGATTCGTCATAACCAACAAGGGGACATCCGCGCTTACCATCTTGGCGAATCCTTCTGTCGCGGATACAACACATTTTTCTACCGGCACTCTCACGCCTTCATCAACGATAGCCGCGGGTGGAAGCTCGTACTTTGATGTTAACTTCGCGCCGATATCGGTGGGGCCACTCTCGACGGTGCTCACGATAATCTCAAATGACCCCGACGTGGGGACCTTTACCCTGAACCTCAACGGCAGCGGTTATGGGGCGGCGACCCCCGATATCCTGGTTAGCAATTCGGGAGGTAGCGTGTATTATCCCTCGGGCTGCGACTTTGATTTCGGCGAAGTGCTGATCGGGGGGACCTCCCTGACATCCGTGTATGAGATCCAGAATAGTGGCTCCATGGATCTTAACATATATAATGTAACCATTACCGGTATTCATGCCGGTGAATATACAATAACGCTCATGCCCAGCTTGCTGGTCACCACTTCTAGCGTAGGTGATCTTGAAATCACCTTCGACCCTGCGGGCGAAGGAGTACGTACGGCTGCCGTTGAAATCGAAACCGACGACCCGGACGAGCCTTTCTACGTGATCAACCTGACCGGAAGGGGCGTTATGCCGATGATGGTGGTCAATGGCGGCGGCTCAAGCAGCAATACGGCAACATATGATCCGATAAACAACGAATTCACCAACGCAGTTTCCATCGGTCCGGTCTCGTCAGGGGGGCATAGCTTCCTGATGGATTCCAGTTCTTCGTATCCGGGTCGGCGCATGGTTATCCACTCCAATGGTACTGCTACTTCGATATACAATCCGGCGGATCAATCAAAAATAACCAACCCCACCAGCCCTAGCACTATTACCGGTATTGGTTATGGGGCGCACAGCTTCAAGATAACAGGCGGTTCTAACATAAATTCGTATCTGGTCGTCTGTGGCGGCGTTTCTAATGCAACGCGGTTATATAATCAAACAACCGATAGTTTTGATGCCGGTATCGTTACTATGGGCGCGAATGTCGGGTATGGGTCCTTCAGTCTGCCTACCGCGAGCGGTGATAGGGTGATTGTGCTCGGCAACGGTCCTTATTATCAGGTATTTTATCAGGCCACCAATACCATGGATCCTTTGATGGAAATAGATCCCACTGCCTATATTTATCAGGGTGGCCATGCGTCCCTGATTCCAGCAGGGGCATTGCAAGCTGGTAAGTGGCTCGTTATTGAAGGACTTAATATTACCTGGCTCTACGATCCGTCAGGCCCATCATTCTCGTCCGGGCCCAACCTGACCGGAAATGCCGGTCTCGGGGCCCACAGTATTCCTATAAAAGAAGGACCCAATGCCGGGTGCATTCTTATTTTCCATGGTGAAAATGGCGGTTTCCCAACGCCGACAACGACGTCAGTATATAATAAGAATAATACGATTACCTCTGGCCCGATTATCTCCCCGGGTATTGACGACGGAGCGTTTTCGTTTAGAATAAACGGCGGCGTCCATAAAGGCAAGTTCATGGTCATCCATGGAGGTTCAAGCCAAACAACAAGCATTTTCAATCCTATTACCATGTCTTTTGAAGCTGCCAATGGGACTGATGACCTGCCTCAACCGGCGAGCTCGGGCGCTCACTGCTTCCCGGCGCGGTAA
- a CDS encoding PAS domain S-box protein, translated as MNKQLLHSIITKITGSLLILIAAIAAIGFYSYGGLNSISFFSRQLMDRDNTRCLVKDIIIKSKNIDNHVNRYQWTNDPVQKDSLRSVIIDELRIIKEFIEQIHSRELIAEEHKLHKQLNDIFIGYDASTRELFSQRFDRENYDFLSNKFITQLIRFDTRETELMYDSWEYASRRIGMIKFFVIVSITIALAVGLFLIIMSYRTIAVPIKEVAVILDRYGAGDFTVRAPVNRKDEIGNFARRFNDMLDQIQENARHIEQSNLFLQQKNEEILHTRLYLQNIIDSMPSMMMGVDNEGIVTHWNLVAERATGISREKAEGMRIEALYPDISAHMEKIRRAVSERVPQISERVPLAREGESRYYDYTFYPLTTNGVEGAVIRVDDVTARVRIEDMMIQTEKMMSVGALAAGMAHEINNPLGGILMGVNNIQRRISPDLAKNSEAALQCGIRMDQLAEYVERREISKMIDGIRELAVRAAGIVGDMLSFSRASSSRHEAVSLADVIEKTVTLAAHDYNLKNNYDFRRIEILREFDADLPPVPCVAVEIEQVLLNLLKNAAQALASKGAGEDKQRIVLRLRREWSMARIEVEDNGPGMEQATAKRIFEPFFTTKPVGQGTGLGLSVSYFIITRNHHGIMSVETAEGKGTKFIISIPLAGITEGR; from the coding sequence ATGAATAAACAGCTGTTGCATTCAATAATAACGAAGATCACCGGCAGCCTGCTGATCCTTATCGCCGCCATCGCCGCCATAGGCTTCTATTCATACGGCGGGCTCAATTCGATTTCTTTTTTTTCCCGGCAGCTGATGGACCGGGACAATACCCGGTGCCTCGTCAAGGACATCATCATCAAGAGCAAGAACATCGACAACCATGTCAACAGGTACCAGTGGACCAACGACCCGGTGCAGAAGGACTCGCTCCGCTCCGTCATCATCGACGAGCTGAGGATCATCAAGGAATTCATAGAGCAGATACATTCCCGCGAGCTCATAGCTGAAGAGCACAAGCTGCACAAGCAGCTGAATGACATATTCATCGGGTATGACGCGTCCACGCGGGAGCTCTTTTCCCAGCGCTTCGACAGGGAAAACTACGACTTCCTGAGCAACAAGTTCATAACCCAGCTGATCCGTTTCGACACCAGGGAGACGGAGCTGATGTACGATTCGTGGGAGTACGCCAGCCGCCGGATCGGGATGATCAAGTTCTTCGTCATAGTTTCCATCACCATAGCCCTGGCGGTGGGCCTCTTTCTCATCATCATGAGCTACCGGACGATAGCCGTTCCCATAAAGGAGGTCGCCGTCATACTGGACCGGTACGGGGCCGGGGATTTTACCGTGCGGGCGCCGGTGAACCGGAAGGACGAGATCGGCAATTTCGCCCGGCGCTTCAACGACATGCTCGACCAGATACAGGAGAACGCCCGGCATATCGAGCAGTCCAACCTGTTCCTTCAGCAGAAAAACGAGGAGATCCTCCACACCCGCCTTTATCTCCAGAACATCATCGATTCGATGCCCTCGATGATGATGGGCGTCGACAACGAGGGGATCGTCACGCACTGGAACCTCGTGGCCGAGCGCGCGACGGGCATATCCCGGGAGAAGGCCGAAGGGATGCGCATCGAGGCGCTCTACCCCGACATATCGGCCCACATGGAAAAGATCCGCCGCGCCGTGTCCGAGCGGGTCCCCCAGATCTCGGAAAGGGTCCCCCTGGCCAGGGAAGGGGAATCCCGCTATTATGATTACACCTTCTATCCCCTGACGACCAACGGCGTCGAGGGCGCCGTGATCCGCGTCGATGACGTCACCGCGCGGGTCCGCATCGAGGACATGATGATCCAGACGGAAAAGATGATGAGCGTCGGGGCCCTGGCCGCCGGCATGGCCCACGAGATCAATAATCCCCTGGGGGGCATTCTCATGGGGGTCAACAATATCCAGCGCCGCATCTCGCCGGACCTGGCTAAGAACAGCGAGGCGGCCCTCCAGTGCGGCATCCGGATGGACCAGCTTGCCGAATATGTCGAGAGGCGCGAGATATCCAAAATGATCGACGGCATCAGGGAGCTGGCCGTGCGGGCCGCCGGGATCGTCGGGGACATGCTCAGCTTCAGCAGGGCCAGTTCGTCGCGCCACGAGGCGGTTTCCCTCGCTGACGTGATCGAGAAGACCGTCACCCTGGCCGCCCACGACTACAACCTGAAGAACAATTACGATTTTCGCAGGATAGAGATTCTCCGCGAATTCGACGCCGATCTTCCCCCGGTCCCCTGCGTCGCGGTGGAGATAGAGCAGGTGCTGCTTAATTTATTGAAGAACGCGGCCCAGGCCCTGGCGTCAAAGGGGGCCGGGGAGGATAAGCAGCGGATCGTGCTGCGTCTCAGGCGCGAATGGTCCATGGCGCGCATCGAGGTCGAGGATAACGGGCCGGGCATGGAGCAGGCCACGGCAAAGAGGATCTTCGAGCCGTTCTTCACCACAAAGCCGGTGGGCCAGGGGACCGGCCTGGGCCTTTCGGTGTCGTATTTCATCATCACCCGCAACCACCATGGCATCATGAGCGTGGAAACCGCCGAGGGAAAGGGGACCAAGTTCATCATATCCATACCCCTGGCCGGCATAACAGAGGGGCGATAA
- a CDS encoding choice-of-anchor D domain-containing protein, with product MLKRTIITFVIAFVSSFFLTQCERNTLYFYSPDALSLLGLNALFASDRINVEAGRINYLDSGTYNFGTVTVGTSSPAVVFTIRNTGTDYLVLSESPVVTVGGDNQADFMVSDPGTMTLAPGGSTTFTVTFTPSAEGLRSGVISIRADDSARDLYTVNVTGTGTATAVPSIYVRIGGDYYASGSSYEFGSVTFGGASKTVAFTIENTGATDLNLSGVTVTGVNASDFILSGPGASVIAAGASAAMTVTFTPTGIGECEAMITVANDDPDESTYTIDLGGTGSGSLEPDINIHSGGTYIISGNIYGFGNVVMGAPSTVNFTLENVGTGTLNVSGHTLSDATSSFSVSGLGATSIGAGSSTTFTVTFDPTAEGTLTAVLTISSDDSDEGSYVINLNGYGVGNPEINVKVGGADCPSGTGSYDFGTVNTTLPQAAAFTVQNTGTGALTISVPTTATGEFTVTDPGYYIIAAGASMTFTVTFSPGGDGNFTDTLTIASTDADESPYTISLSGTGSTSTVPDINLKVGLTDYSSGAGYGFGYVTVGSSATATFTIQNVGVADLTISTAPTLAGATTFTVSDPGCTTIPAGGGATFTVTFTPTAETDDTALFTIVSDDPDLYEKTYTINLTGSGRSTPYPDINLRISDVDYPSGGAYSFGTVATTDTDGSGQVEFRIQNLGPLALSLTGSPAVAISGPHAADFTMVTAPSASIAATGGSTIFTVAFLPSGTGTRVALLTIASDDPDEAAYTIDLSGTGSATAVPNIKVQYGGIVPSGGTYDFGELPVDLNTVSVGFYICNYGDTILTLTGSPFVNTGGPYTADIWNLTQPSPTSINPGGNAPFTFTYNPQGTGTRMVPITIQSNDPDEPVYTINMMAAGVMPVMVVHGGGDNTTSIYNPATNSFSAGPALSAGTVAHGGHSFDAPSGSAYYGQRVIIHGGFPGSETNDTSLYAPNLGWGVIGSFSTGPSTVTPVGRGAHSFLTNFGHVMLIPGGQFGSVNADTFLSAFGLHIDSLDYATGEGSLALPMTSGNLFILEGNGEIHGTIYNKATDVFDTTAVTIPGANVQNGAHAFSITGGNYSGYMLLVPVGGTIGDETYLYNPSGPSFTDYLRPLSDTAGAGGHNIPITSGANAGRVLIVHGGTMGSTKTSIFDPTANGGNGSITAGPSFTDGSVGIGAFSFAITGGPYKGMYMIVHGNGDTVATIFDPETMAFVGTVTLSGSAGAGAHCFPAK from the coding sequence ATGCTTAAACGGACTATTATCACTTTTGTTATAGCATTTGTTTCTTCTTTCTTTTTAACCCAATGTGAAAGGAACACTCTATACTTTTATTCTCCTGACGCCCTGTCCCTTTTAGGCTTAAATGCTTTATTCGCCAGTGACCGGATAAATGTTGAGGCCGGTCGGATCAATTACCTTGATTCCGGCACCTATAATTTCGGCACGGTCACCGTCGGGACATCGAGCCCGGCCGTCGTGTTCACGATCAGGAATACCGGAACCGATTATCTCGTCCTATCGGAGTCGCCCGTGGTGACGGTCGGCGGGGACAACCAGGCCGATTTCATGGTGTCGGATCCCGGTACCATGACCCTCGCGCCGGGAGGAAGCACCACCTTTACGGTGACCTTCACCCCGTCGGCGGAAGGCCTGCGCAGCGGTGTCATATCGATCCGCGCCGATGATTCAGCCAGGGACTTATACACCGTAAATGTCACCGGCACCGGAACGGCCACCGCGGTGCCTTCCATCTATGTGCGGATCGGCGGCGACTATTACGCGTCCGGCAGCAGTTACGAATTCGGTTCGGTCACCTTCGGCGGCGCGTCCAAAACGGTCGCCTTCACGATAGAGAACACGGGGGCCACGGACCTCAACCTGTCGGGCGTAACGGTGACCGGCGTCAACGCATCTGATTTCATCCTGAGCGGCCCCGGAGCATCCGTGATCGCAGCCGGGGCCAGCGCGGCCATGACCGTCACCTTCACCCCGACCGGGATAGGGGAATGTGAAGCCATGATCACCGTCGCCAACGACGATCCGGATGAAAGCACCTATACGATCGACCTCGGCGGCACGGGCTCCGGATCATTGGAGCCGGATATCAATATCCATAGCGGCGGCACCTATATAATCTCGGGCAACATTTACGGCTTTGGAAACGTAGTGATGGGGGCGCCGAGCACCGTCAACTTTACCCTGGAGAACGTGGGAACCGGGACCCTGAACGTTTCGGGACATACCCTGAGCGACGCCACCTCGTCATTTTCGGTGAGCGGCCTGGGCGCGACATCCATTGGCGCCGGGAGCAGCACGACCTTTACCGTCACCTTCGACCCGACGGCGGAAGGAACCCTTACCGCGGTTCTCACCATATCGTCGGATGACAGCGATGAAGGCTCCTACGTCATAAATTTAAACGGCTACGGTGTCGGCAATCCGGAGATCAATGTTAAGGTCGGTGGGGCCGATTGCCCGTCGGGAACAGGCTCCTATGATTTCGGCACGGTGAACACGACCCTTCCCCAAGCAGCCGCCTTTACGGTCCAGAACACCGGCACCGGGGCCCTCACCATCTCGGTCCCGACGACAGCCACCGGAGAATTCACGGTGACCGATCCCGGCTACTATATTATTGCGGCCGGCGCCAGTATGACTTTTACCGTGACCTTCAGCCCCGGCGGCGACGGTAATTTTACCGATACCCTTACGATCGCTTCCACCGATGCGGACGAAAGCCCCTACACGATATCCCTCTCCGGGACCGGATCGACATCGACGGTCCCGGACATAAACCTCAAGGTGGGCCTGACCGATTATTCGTCGGGAGCCGGTTACGGCTTCGGCTATGTCACGGTCGGCTCTTCGGCCACGGCAACCTTCACGATCCAGAATGTCGGTGTGGCGGACCTCACCATATCAACGGCGCCGACATTGGCCGGCGCGACGACATTCACGGTAAGCGACCCGGGCTGCACCACCATCCCGGCCGGGGGAGGCGCCACCTTCACCGTCACCTTTACCCCGACGGCGGAGACCGATGACACGGCCCTGTTCACCATCGTATCCGACGATCCGGATTTGTATGAGAAAACCTATACGATCAATCTTACCGGCTCGGGGCGGTCGACACCGTACCCGGACATAAACCTCCGGATAAGCGACGTTGATTATCCTTCGGGCGGCGCCTACAGCTTCGGCACCGTTGCCACGACCGATACTGACGGAAGCGGCCAGGTCGAGTTCCGGATCCAGAACCTCGGGCCGCTGGCCCTCTCCCTTACGGGCTCGCCGGCGGTGGCTATAAGCGGTCCCCACGCCGCTGATTTCACCATGGTGACGGCGCCATCCGCGTCCATAGCGGCTACCGGCGGTTCGACGATATTCACCGTGGCCTTTTTACCGTCCGGCACCGGCACGCGGGTAGCCCTTCTCACGATCGCCTCCGATGATCCGGATGAGGCGGCATATACGATCGATCTCAGCGGCACGGGAAGCGCCACCGCAGTTCCAAACATCAAGGTCCAGTACGGCGGCATTGTCCCCTCGGGCGGCACCTATGACTTCGGCGAGCTGCCGGTGGACCTGAACACTGTCAGCGTCGGTTTTTACATCTGCAACTACGGGGATACCATTCTCACTCTGACCGGCTCGCCGTTCGTGAACACAGGCGGCCCCTATACGGCTGATATTTGGAATTTAACTCAGCCGTCACCGACATCCATAAATCCGGGCGGGAACGCGCCCTTCACCTTCACCTATAATCCCCAGGGGACGGGAACGCGCATGGTCCCCATCACCATCCAGAGCAACGACCCGGACGAGCCTGTCTATACGATTAACATGATGGCAGCCGGGGTCATGCCGGTCATGGTGGTTCACGGAGGAGGGGATAACACTACCTCCATATACAATCCGGCAACAAATTCTTTTTCCGCGGGTCCTGCTTTGAGCGCTGGTACTGTGGCCCATGGCGGTCACAGCTTCGACGCCCCGAGCGGGAGCGCATATTACGGGCAGCGTGTCATCATTCATGGGGGCTTTCCCGGTTCGGAAACCAATGATACATCCCTGTATGCCCCTAATTTAGGGTGGGGAGTGATAGGATCGTTCAGTACGGGACCATCTACGGTTACCCCTGTCGGCAGAGGCGCCCATAGTTTTCTTACAAACTTTGGTCATGTCATGCTTATTCCAGGCGGTCAATTCGGTTCGGTTAATGCCGACACTTTTTTGAGCGCCTTTGGGTTGCATATCGATTCATTGGACTATGCCACCGGTGAAGGATCCTTGGCTCTGCCGATGACTTCCGGCAATCTATTTATATTGGAAGGCAATGGCGAAATTCATGGAACAATTTATAATAAGGCAACCGATGTATTTGATACAACAGCTGTCACTATCCCGGGGGCCAACGTACAGAACGGGGCACACGCTTTCTCCATTACCGGCGGTAATTATTCAGGATACATGCTTCTTGTCCCGGTGGGCGGCACAATCGGAGATGAGACGTATTTATATAATCCTTCGGGACCGTCTTTTACAGACTATTTACGGCCTCTTAGCGATACAGCCGGAGCGGGGGGGCACAATATACCCATAACGAGCGGCGCCAACGCGGGCCGTGTCCTCATAGTTCACGGCGGCACGATGGGGAGCACTAAAACATCCATATTTGACCCGACCGCCAATGGCGGCAACGGATCGATTACAGCAGGCCCATCATTTACCGATGGATCTGTAGGCATCGGGGCGTTCTCCTTTGCCATAACGGGCGGGCCCTATAAAGGCATGTACATGATCGTCCATGGCAATGGTGATACTGTGGCGACAATATTTGATCCGGAGACTATGGCCTTTGTCGGCACAGTCACACTGTCGGGCAGTGCCGGCGCCGGCGCCCACTGTTTCCCGGCGAAGTGA